A genomic stretch from Arenicella xantha includes:
- a CDS encoding saccharopine dehydrogenase family protein: MSEKKFDIVVYGATGFTGRLVAEYLQQRYGNGDEIRWAMAGRSQDKLVSVRNEMGLPEDTPLVVADTSDDVSLQAMVNSTELVLTTVGPYQLYGSKLVAVCAASGTDYVDLCGESVWMRHMIDAHQETAQKTGARIVFSCGFDSIPSDLGIFRLQNLAKQKTGQVCQHISGRVRGLKGTFSGGTAASLQASLKAAKTDPENLKLAVNPYALVPGFVGVEQPNGDRVIYSEELKSWVAPFVMAAINTRNVHRSNALLGHAYGADFTYDEMLLTGDGEKGEAIANHVANDRSLAGPDAPKPGEGPSKAEREAGFYDIAYIGELPDGNKMTLAVTGDRDPGYGSTCKMIAESAICLVKDARDTAGGLWTTAPAMGDKLITRLEANAGLTFKLES; encoded by the coding sequence ATGTCTGAGAAAAAATTTGATATTGTGGTGTATGGCGCCACTGGTTTCACTGGACGATTAGTCGCTGAATATTTACAGCAACGCTACGGTAACGGCGATGAAATACGTTGGGCTATGGCAGGTCGTAGTCAAGACAAACTCGTATCGGTCAGAAATGAGATGGGGTTGCCGGAAGATACCCCGTTAGTTGTTGCTGACACGTCAGATGATGTTTCTTTGCAAGCCATGGTGAATAGCACCGAATTGGTTCTAACAACTGTCGGACCTTATCAGTTGTATGGCTCAAAACTCGTGGCCGTTTGTGCCGCGTCGGGCACCGATTACGTGGATCTTTGCGGTGAGTCTGTGTGGATGAGGCATATGATTGACGCACACCAAGAGACTGCGCAAAAAACTGGAGCAAGAATTGTATTCTCATGCGGTTTTGACTCGATCCCGTCTGATCTTGGCATATTTCGTCTACAAAACCTTGCTAAACAGAAAACTGGTCAAGTGTGCCAACACATTAGCGGTCGAGTACGTGGCTTGAAAGGCACGTTCTCTGGCGGCACCGCAGCAAGTCTGCAAGCATCGTTAAAGGCCGCCAAGACCGATCCGGAAAATTTAAAGCTCGCCGTAAATCCCTACGCGTTAGTACCTGGATTTGTCGGTGTTGAGCAGCCTAATGGTGACCGAGTTATTTATTCGGAAGAGCTTAAAAGTTGGGTTGCACCGTTTGTAATGGCGGCAATCAATACGCGCAATGTCCATCGCAGTAATGCTTTGTTGGGTCATGCGTATGGAGCTGACTTTACCTATGATGAAATGTTGCTAACTGGCGATGGCGAAAAAGGTGAAGCGATAGCAAACCACGTAGCCAACGATCGCAGTTTGGCGGGGCCAGATGCACCGAAGCCTGGCGAAGGCCCGAGTAAGGCTGAACGCGAAGCTGGATTCTACGATATTGCGTATATTGGAGAGTTGCCCGATGGCAACAAAATGACATTGGCGGTAACCGGTGATCGCGATCCTGGATATGGGTCGACCTGTAAGATGATTGCCGAAAGCGCTATTTGCTTAGTCAAAGATGCTCGTGACACGGCGGGCGGCTTATGGACCACGGCACCGGCGATGGGCGATAAGCTGATTACGCGTCTCGAGGCCAATGCCGGACTAACTTTTAAACTCGAAAGTTAG
- a CDS encoding MAPEG family protein, which translates to MKTMLIYWPILAVLLIPIWVLLLNALRKKAARQSGEQHADSAINNKGWPLPVVLTSNALENQFQFPIVFYVLCLILAQLGSVSIFALIVAWFFALARWGHALVHVTSNTITYRLSLFGLSCIALLVLFAHVVMVLLAHSA; encoded by the coding sequence ATGAAAACTATGCTTATTTATTGGCCGATTTTAGCGGTGTTGCTGATTCCAATTTGGGTATTATTACTCAACGCATTGCGCAAAAAAGCTGCTCGGCAGTCTGGCGAACAGCATGCTGATAGCGCTATTAATAACAAAGGCTGGCCGCTGCCGGTTGTGCTGACTTCTAATGCTTTAGAAAATCAGTTCCAGTTTCCGATTGTATTCTACGTGTTGTGTTTGATTTTAGCCCAACTCGGTTCGGTGAGCATTTTTGCCTTGATCGTGGCTTGGTTTTTTGCGCTCGCTCGCTGGGGGCATGCGCTGGTTCACGTCACATCCAATACGATCACCTACCGCCTAAGCTTATTCGGTTTAAGTTGCATCGCATTGCTGGTGTTGTTCGCTCATGTCGTTATGGTGCTGCTCGCGCATAGTGCATAG